The segment GTGAAGTTAGCTGGATTCTCTGCTGGAGTGAGTTATACCCAAAACGGTGGCTTTGGTGCTAACGTAGGGTATGAGTTCGGTGGAAGCAATGATATGCTCAAAGGTCTTGGTGTGAACCTAAGTTATAGCCAAAGTGGAGGCTTTAGCGGAGGTGTAAGCTATAGCAAGGCAACAGAAGGAGGGACCAAGGTAACCGGTGGACTCAACTATAGTAAGGATGCTGGTGTAGGAGCAAGTCTCAACGCACAGAAAGAAGTTTCTAAGTCAGATAATTATGCAACTACTGTGACCGGAGGAGTGTCCTTCAGTCAGAAACAAGGGTTTGGTGCGAGTTTGGATGCGACAATTGAGAAGGTGGCGAAAGAAACTCCTAAAGGACAAACACCACCTCCTAAACCACAATTCCAATCCTTCTCCCAAATGGATATGGGACTTTCTTTTAACCAGAAGGAAGGATTCTCTGCTAGTGTTGGCTTTGATGGAATCAACGCACTGAGCTACAACCAAAACACTGGGCTTTCTGGAAACACCAACTTCGCAGTTGATTTCCGTAAAAAACAAATCCAAGATGAGATTGATGCGGAGACAAAAGCTAGGAAAGAAGCTGCTGATAAGAAATTAGAAGGTGCAAAACAGGAATGGTTAAAAGAGAAGAGGAAAGATCCGAAGTACGCAAACATTGATGATGATGATAAACTGCTAGCAGAGTATAAGAAAGAGCGCGAGAAGGACTCTGAAAAAGACGGATCTAGAGATAACATTCTGGAGAAGATTGGTGGTGATATTTATGACGATGTTGCTGGTGCTCTAGGTATCTCTACATCAGATGCTGGTAGATTGGACAAGGATGGGAAGTTTGTTCCTAGAACTTGTTTTGTTGCAGGAACGAAAGTTCATACAAAAGAGGGCTTAAAGAACATCGAAGATATCCAAGTTGGGGATGTGGTTCTTTCTAAATCTGATGAAACAGGAGAAGTCTCTTACCGCAAGGTAGTTGAGACCTTTATCCGCCAAACAGAAGCGATCTACACTGTTTCCTTTACTGATGGAACAACTCTAGAAACCACTTGGAACCACCCGTTCCGTGTGAAAACACAAGGCCATGCTTTAGAGAAGTTCTCCATAGAAACTACTGATTGGGTGCAGGCAAAAGATTTACATCCTGGGGATGTGGCTCTTGGAGCGGATGGAAGAGAACTGGTTGTCACCGACATCATTATTGATGAACGGACAGAGACGGTTTATAACTTTGAGGTGGAAGAGTATCATACCTACTTCGTAGGGGAAGTCGGGGTTTGGGTGCATAATCAAGCATCAACCTACCAGAAAATATCTAAAGGCTTGCATTATTCGTTGGATATTGCAGGAATATTCCCGGGTCTCGGTATCATTCCTGATGCAGTCAACGTAGCATACAATGCTACAGAAGCAACCCTTGGAATTGGAACTGGGAATTGGACTGATGCTGGTTTTAGTACAGCTGCAATATTACCCATTGCAGGTGATTTTGCAATGGCTGGTAAGGTTGGCAAGGAAGCCACTGAAGCAGCAATCAAGAACAAAAAAGCGATTGCTGATTTAGGTAAAGAAGGGATTGAAAACTTTAAATACGCCCAAGAATATGGGATTAAGTCATATAAAGAATTAAAAAATGTAACAAAAGGGAAAGCCAAGGAATTAGGCGTTGAAGTCCACCACTTAATAGAAAAAAGGCTTAAACCTGTGTTCGATGAAGCTTCTCAAAAAACTAGCGAATGGGCTTCAATTGTACTAACGAAAGCGGAACATCAAGTGTTTACTAATGAGTGGCGTAAGGCTATTCCATATGGTGCGGCTAGAACAAAGGAAACAGCCGAATCAGTTATGGAAAAAGCTAAAGTTATTTATAAAGATTATCCACAAATTCTAGAAAAATTAGGAATTAATAAATAATGAGAAAGGGATATAGATTTTTTATGAATGCTTCTTACGAGGAAGTGCAGAACTTAGCAACCGTTGGCGTCAGTATTAAAGAAGGAATCAATTCTTATATCTTGTATGAAAATGATTTAGATTTTAATAAAAAGTTTACCGAACTAGCGAAGATTTCTGCTAGTCCAGATAATTGCGTCGAGTATTCAAAAGAAGAGTTTAATTCATCCAAATTTTTTAATATCGAACTTTCACAACAGCAAGGCTATCCAAAGCCAGAAAGCAAATATAAAGAAATTTTTTATGATGCAAAATATCGGACTGAGGAAGAATCGTATTTGTTAGTCCAAACCAATGATATCTCTGCTGGGCAGATTTCAAAATCTATCAAAGGACTTTTCGGTATCAATTGGTTATTTGTCGAGGTATTCGCGGACAAGAGTACATATGAAAAATTCATAAAACCATTAGGAATAAAATCTCGAAGGGTATTAAATGGAACTAGAAAGCAAGAAATGGAAAATATTGTTCAGTTATTACCTCAGGGGGTTTCTCCAGAAAATTTGAAGAGTGATTTTGAATATGAAACCAT is part of the Leptospira harrisiae genome and harbors:
- a CDS encoding polymorphic toxin-type HINT domain-containing protein, giving the protein VKLAGFSAGVSYTQNGGFGANVGYEFGGSNDMLKGLGVNLSYSQSGGFSGGVSYSKATEGGTKVTGGLNYSKDAGVGASLNAQKEVSKSDNYATTVTGGVSFSQKQGFGASLDATIEKVAKETPKGQTPPPKPQFQSFSQMDMGLSFNQKEGFSASVGFDGINALSYNQNTGLSGNTNFAVDFRKKQIQDEIDAETKARKEAADKKLEGAKQEWLKEKRKDPKYANIDDDDKLLAEYKKEREKDSEKDGSRDNILEKIGGDIYDDVAGALGISTSDAGRLDKDGKFVPRTCFVAGTKVHTKEGLKNIEDIQVGDVVLSKSDETGEVSYRKVVETFIRQTEAIYTVSFTDGTTLETTWNHPFRVKTQGHALEKFSIETTDWVQAKDLHPGDVALGADGRELVVTDIIIDERTETVYNFEVEEYHTYFVGEVGVWVHNQASTYQKISKGLHYSLDIAGIFPGLGIIPDAVNVAYNATEATLGIGTGNWTDAGFSTAAILPIAGDFAMAGKVGKEATEAAIKNKKAIADLGKEGIENFKYAQEYGIKSYKELKNVTKGKAKELGVEVHHLIEKRLKPVFDEASQKTSEWASIVLTKAEHQVFTNEWRKAIPYGAARTKETAESVMEKAKVIYKDYPQILEKLGINK